In the genome of Bradyrhizobium arachidis, one region contains:
- a CDS encoding RsiV family protein, whose translation MIRLSVAVALSATCVISALAADPKPDAVVKNKSIDARVFLDDKIKTDAALAADCLAEGRKWLDKSAAEAAASRKEDPQFFRNGGWDFERKYAIRSIVADRYVSLLRNDYMDTHGAHPNSDVNTILWDKAEGKRISIRPFFTETADKGPTMKAMVKAIIASLKVEKKKRDTSETATDEWFKSVEPSLLKIGAVTLAPSTEAGKSSGLTFHYPPYAVGPYAEGEYVAFVPWETLKPYLTTEGTRIFGGERPKGDAEEPQ comes from the coding sequence ATGATCCGTTTGAGCGTCGCCGTGGCGCTTAGCGCAACGTGCGTGATATCCGCCCTCGCCGCCGACCCAAAGCCCGACGCTGTCGTCAAGAACAAGAGCATCGACGCCCGCGTTTTCCTCGACGACAAGATCAAGACCGATGCTGCGCTGGCGGCGGATTGCCTCGCCGAAGGTAGGAAGTGGCTCGACAAGAGCGCAGCGGAAGCTGCCGCGTCGCGCAAGGAGGATCCGCAATTCTTCAGGAATGGCGGCTGGGATTTCGAGCGCAAATATGCGATCCGCTCGATCGTTGCCGATCGTTATGTCAGCCTGCTGCGCAACGACTACATGGACACTCACGGCGCCCATCCCAACTCGGACGTGAACACGATCCTGTGGGACAAGGCCGAGGGCAAGCGCATCTCGATCCGTCCCTTCTTCACCGAGACCGCCGACAAGGGACCGACCATGAAGGCGATGGTGAAGGCCATCATCGCCTCGCTCAAAGTCGAGAAGAAGAAGCGCGACACCAGCGAGACCGCGACCGACGAATGGTTCAAGAGCGTGGAGCCGAGCCTGCTCAAGATCGGCGCGGTGACGCTCGCACCTTCAACCGAGGCGGGCAAGAGCTCCGGGCTCACCTTCCATTATCCGCCCTATGCGGTCGGCCCCTACGCCGAAGGCGAATATGTCGCATTCGTGCCGTGGGAGACCCTGAAGCCGTATCTCACCACGGAGGGCACCCGTATTTTCGGCGGCGAGCGGCCGAAGGGCGACGCGGAGGAGCCGCAGTGA
- a CDS encoding tripartite tricarboxylate transporter substrate binding protein translates to MSKITRRTFAASSAAVAASAAFGFKPALAQAYPARPVTVIVPWGAGGGTDATARIVAALLEKDLGQPFNVVNRTGGSGVVGHSAIATAQPDGYTIGMLTVEISMMHWQGLTDLTPRSYTPLALMNEDPPGIQVSSSSPYKTVKELAEAIKAAPPGKFKASGTGQGGIWHLALVGWMQAMGLPANQVAWVPSNGAAPAMQDLAAGGLDLTTCSVPEARAIIEAGKARSLAIMAPARNPIFKDVPTLKEAMGIDYATGAWRGIGAPKNLPPEIATKLTAALKKVYDSAEFKDFMSNRGFGTVWGDAGQFAAFMDKGDAQMGEAMKAAGLSKA, encoded by the coding sequence ATGTCCAAGATAACGCGCCGCACCTTTGCGGCTTCAAGCGCCGCAGTCGCGGCATCCGCCGCTTTCGGCTTCAAGCCCGCACTGGCGCAAGCCTATCCGGCACGGCCGGTCACCGTCATCGTGCCCTGGGGCGCGGGCGGCGGCACGGACGCAACCGCGCGCATCGTCGCAGCGCTGCTGGAAAAGGACCTCGGCCAGCCCTTCAACGTGGTCAACCGCACCGGCGGCTCCGGCGTGGTTGGCCATAGCGCGATCGCGACTGCGCAGCCCGACGGCTACACCATCGGCATGCTCACGGTCGAAATCTCGATGATGCACTGGCAGGGCCTCACCGATCTGACGCCCCGGAGCTACACCCCGCTGGCGCTGATGAACGAGGACCCGCCGGGCATCCAGGTATCGTCCTCCTCGCCCTACAAGACGGTGAAAGAGCTCGCCGAGGCGATCAAGGCGGCGCCTCCCGGCAAGTTCAAGGCGTCGGGCACCGGCCAGGGCGGCATCTGGCACCTGGCGCTGGTCGGCTGGATGCAGGCGATGGGCCTGCCCGCCAACCAGGTCGCCTGGGTGCCGTCGAACGGCGCAGCTCCTGCGATGCAGGACCTCGCAGCCGGCGGCCTCGACCTCACCACCTGCTCGGTGCCGGAGGCGCGCGCCATCATCGAGGCCGGCAAGGCCAGGAGCCTTGCCATCATGGCGCCGGCGCGCAACCCGATCTTCAAGGACGTGCCGACGCTGAAGGAGGCGATGGGCATCGACTACGCGACCGGCGCCTGGCGCGGCATCGGCGCGCCGAAGAACCTGCCGCCGGAGATCGCAACCAAGCTCACCGCAGCCCTGAAGAAGGTCTACGACTCCGCCGAGTTCAAGGACTTCATGAGCAATCGCGGCTTCGGCACGGTGTGGGGCGATGCCGGCCAATTCGCTGCCTTCATGGACAAGGGCGATGCCCAGATGGGCGAAGCCATGAAGGCGGCCGGCCTGAGCAAGGCGTGA
- a CDS encoding nucleotidyltransferase family protein translates to MTRDEIVAAIRRNADAIKGKGVSKLGIFGSRARDEYLPDSDIDVLVEIEPAVAFSLLNLIDVEQIIEEATGLQAQATVRRSISPHFARQIADDFHEVF, encoded by the coding sequence ATGACACGAGACGAAATCGTCGCCGCGATACGCAGGAACGCTGATGCCATCAAAGGCAAGGGCGTGTCGAAGCTTGGCATCTTCGGCTCGCGGGCTCGCGATGAGTATTTGCCGGACAGCGACATCGACGTCCTGGTCGAGATTGAACCGGCGGTCGCTTTCTCGCTACTCAACCTGATCGATGTCGAGCAGATCATCGAGGAGGCGACCGGCTTGCAGGCGCAGGCAACCGTCCGGCGCTCCATCTCTCCCCACTTTGCGCGCCAGATAGCCGACGACTTCCACGAAGTATTTTGA
- a CDS encoding tripartite tricarboxylate transporter TctB family protein, which produces MRLPDSVTGSFLVVLGAAAAYGGYILPPVPGQPVGPNVFPLVIGTGLALCGLAIVFGIGHSFEEEEELVPLEDGQAAAPPPQSKLYGLRALLPPALLLFYVFAADRLGFIITAAIMVYVTSTALGAKWKLALPLAALSPFAIHLIFGKLLRVPLPAGLLPTPW; this is translated from the coding sequence ATGCGTCTTCCCGACTCCGTCACGGGATCGTTTCTCGTCGTGCTCGGCGCGGCTGCAGCCTATGGCGGCTACATCCTGCCACCGGTGCCGGGGCAGCCGGTCGGCCCCAACGTGTTTCCGCTCGTGATCGGCACCGGCCTCGCACTGTGCGGGCTCGCGATCGTGTTCGGCATCGGCCATTCCTTCGAGGAGGAGGAAGAGCTTGTCCCGCTCGAGGACGGACAGGCGGCCGCGCCGCCGCCCCAGAGCAAGCTCTATGGCCTGCGCGCCCTGCTGCCGCCGGCGCTGCTGCTGTTCTACGTCTTCGCCGCCGACCGGCTCGGCTTCATCATCACCGCGGCGATCATGGTCTACGTCACCTCCACCGCGCTCGGCGCGAAGTGGAAGCTGGCGTTGCCGCTCGCAGCACTGTCGCCCTTCGCCATCCACCTCATCTTCGGCAAGCTGCTGCGCGTGCCGCTTCCCGCCGGCCTGTTGCCGACGCCCTGGTGA